CAGTAAGAAGCAGGTAATGtgatttggggtttggtttttttgttgttgttgtttttttagcaGGTGATGTACAGTTGAAGTGTTTGTCCCAAAAAGCAAATTACTGATGTTCGCATCTAGTGAAGAATTATGTGACAAGTTTTTAAGCAGGTGGCAGGAAGGAACAGTCGCATATTTTGGTGACACGACTAGCAGAAAAAGTCACCAGGGTTCTGTCTTTCACATAAGGTGTTACTGGGCGTAAAGGTAGCAAGGTGTGCAGAGAGTGCTCAGATATACTGAACCCACAGGAGGTGGCTTTACAGTCTGAAAATACTTGTTATCAACTGAAATGAGTGGGGATTTTCAATAAAAACTGGCAGAGCGGTGCCAGGCCTTTCCTCCTTCTGGCTTCCTTTGCCTGGAGAAGGCAGGAGCTTTGCCTCTCGCTTCTGAAGgatgttatttttcaaaaatgaggTTGGAGTCTGTCTCTGTCCTCTTGTCTGCGCCTCACTGAAGAAAATGGACACTGTCCCTCAGTAATGAGATGACAGTGCTGACAGTAGAGTTCGTCAAAGAAATATTCCTTATTTCTACTGGTGAAAAGAatctgaggtttgtttttttttaatacactaaaCATGACTCTGGCCAAAAGTAAAACCCATTCATGTAGTTTGTTTTGgattactgctttttttctttaaccttgtGCTGACTGAGAGTCTTACTGTATGAAAGTTGACAGATTTTGTCATTTCTCTGCGTTTGTTGTTACAGATAATGATGCCAGAACAGAGTGCAGCGACTTCCCTCATCGACAGGACCATCAAGATGAGGAAGGAGACTGAAGCCCGGAAAGTGGTCTTGGCCTGGGGACTCCTGAATGTGTCTGTTGCGGGCATGATATATACTGAAATGTACGTTAATTGTTACATCCGATTCAAACAAGCAAAGCATCCTATGTTGTATATCCCTAAACATTTCCTGGGACTGAACAGTTGCAAAATGAtaacttcttgtttttcttttcaggactGGCAAACTCATAAGCTCATATTACAACATCACATACTGGCCACTCTGGTATATTGGTGAGTCGCTGCAGCATTTCAATTAATTTTCaggattcttttcctttttttgtttacctgctttcttttaagcgaatcttttttttttcttgtagtttggggtttttttttaatgtaaaccaaaactttgttttgcttcctgTAATTTCCCTTGAAGCTGTTGGAATTTCATCCTTTTTAGTGACAGATAAGGAGTGTGAACAGTTTGCTTGGCTAGATCATGAAAGGACACGAAGAACTTGTTTGGTTCATTGAACCTGTTTAATGTGGGGAGAACACTGCACATTTTActcctgtgctgtgctgtgggtgTGGATGGCATTTCGCAGTAACGAAAGTTTGTTTCAGATGCGTAGATGCTAAGCTAGCTGTATCAAATACTATTAGAGGATGTagcaagagggagaaaaaaaatcatgagtgACATGATTTGGGGGACGATGATTTTTGAGACATGCTGTGAAACTTCATTGCAGTACTTTATGTCCCTTTTGGAAAAAGACTgtccattttaaaaaattccattttAGCAACGTAAATTAATCTCACTATAGAAAGGAAAATTATCTCCAGTGGTGCTTGCATAAGAAGGTGAAGAAATCGTAGATACTTGCCCAAATTGGTACTTGTTGATTACACTAACAGTGACCTGTTTTTGATGGGCATATGCCTGTTTCTACAAATAATATACTTTTATTATTCCCCATGCTCAAGCTGTGGTTGAAACTTTTGTGTTTCTTCTAGAACTCGCATTTGCATCTTTGTTCAGCCTGAATGCCTTATTTGATTTCTGGAGGTACTTCAAATACACGGTGGCACCAACGAGCTTGGTCATGAGTCCTGGCCAGCAGACCCTCCTGGGGTTGCGGAATGCAGGTGGGTGTCACAAATATCActgctaatctttttttttttttttttttttaactcttttgtttgtttgtttcaagacGGTATCTTTTGCAGTGGCAGGATTCTTTAGTGAAATGAGTTCTGAATTATCTCATCTGATATGAGCCGTAAACTAAATTACCTGCAGCGCACTAAAATTCGCAACATTAAGTGGTGATTTTCTGAGTGTGTGTGGGGAGACCTGGAGGGGAAACAAACACACATGGGGAAAAAGGACAGGATGACAGCGGCCACTGAAGGACAGTGAGACAAGCAGACATTGTGAGACTGGACAAGAAATTTGTAACCTATACATGGGACTAGGAGCCAGGCAGAGAGTGCAGGTTTATGTTTAATTTTGATATCCTGCTAATATCATGCTGGGTAACGAGAACCAAATTAGGGGGGGCAGTCAGACCTTCGTGTGAAGTCTGAAAATGACACCCCAGAGAGCAGTCACTCAGAAAGCTCTTGAACATCGAAGCAAagtttttaaatacagcagaaCCTGACGAGGTAaataaaccaaaagcaaaatGCTACCATGGTAATGCTGCACTCTGCTAGTCTGCCCTTAGAAGGTGGAGAGCAGACAGGAGTAACGCTGTATCACCAAAGTTCAAGGATCTCACGTGTTTATTTGCACAGATAAATCAAGACATTCAGTGTGCTAAAGGTGCATAAAGTAAGCAGGTGGAGTAGCTGATGCAATAGATTAAAGAAGCTCCCAGCATTATGCAGGGTGCCTGGTAACATTTAACTGAGATCTGATTTATACTGAGCTGTGGTCGTGTGTCGCGGTCTTCTCTTTGTTTCCTGTCAGTGGATTGTCTGCTGAGTTCTGGAGGGGCTGGATTTTTCTGGTGTCCCTTCTAGCATCTTTTTAAAATTGCCTTAAGGTAGCGCCGTGAATGCATTTTGTTGTACGTTTAAAGCAGGGAGGAGAGTTTGGGGCTGCTGCATCCACAATGCTAATTCTGTTTTTCCTTATTGCAGTGGTACAAACAACTCCACCACGTGAACTGGCAGCAAAGAAAGTCCCATCTTCGACACCTTCTCCTCCGATCCAGGGTCAAAGTGTGCTAAGTTACAGCCCGTCCCGCTCTCCCAGTGCCAGTCCAAAGTTTACTCCCAGTTGTATCGCAGGGTACAGCCCTCAGCTACAGCCTCTGTCAAGCGACAGCACTTCTTACAGCAGTGCTGTAACCTACTCACCGAGCAGCAGCTACAATATGGTAACGACCAAGGGTACAGTTTGGTTCTTGTTTTGTGCTGTATGCCATCGAAGGCGAGCAGCCGCCAGCAGAGGattgtgtgtatgtctgtgtgtgcttCTTTTGCAAAGCAGATGTAAATTTGTTGTATTGGGATTTGTCCTTTTTCCCTAGTGTCACTTTGTTTGTTTTAGAGTGGCTAGTTTgttcagaacaaagcaaaaataagaaacaaacatgtaaatacaaaggagaaaaaaaaccccaacctaaaCTCCAAGCAAGAGTCTTTTATATTCATGTCGTTTATGAATCGGGGTGGAATTATGTCTTCCTCATATGACACAACCTTTTGTTCTTATTCGCCCAAGGCTTCCAGCTTCAGCCCCTCTCCCACTGGGTCACCGTACCCCACAAGTATTGGGCCATTGGAAAGCGGTGGGCTGAGGTCTCGTTACCGCTCTTCACCCATTCCGTATAATTCTCCTACTGGCAAGGAAGACTACATGACAGACCTCAAGTTGCTAGACACCTTCCTTCgaaatgaggaagagaaacagcacAGGGTTCAACTGGGTAAGTAAACGGGTTGGATCTGAAAAGCTTGGTGAGGAGAAGGTGTTGGTTTTATTCGAGAGTTCTTTTGCGGGTGAGAAAAGTTGCAAAGGATTCCAGCGTACTCGTAAAATAGACCTAAGTCGTTTATGGGAATCACCCGTCACCTTGGTAAAGGTCGCTGCTGACCAGCTCAGTCTTCTGCTGAGTGACTGGGACGTGTGGTAGGACGCCATCGTTTCTGCACGTCTCCATGGCTTAGGAGCTTCGGAAATTCTTCCTCCAAAGCATTCCTTTGGGTAGGACACATGCCGCTCTTGCAGCCTATGGAAATGTGTGCTGATGGGTTGTCTCTGTAGCATTAGTTGGCTGTCGTGCACCATGATAAGATGATGGGCTTTATCACCTCGGTGAGAGAGAGACCTTGTGGAGGAGGCATTTCAGATAAAGGGGGTGAGTTACCTGCAGGCAGTTTTTGTCCTGGGTAGGGACAATCAAGATAAAGGAGAAGTCAGCTTTTATGCAGATGGACTTCAGTGTATGTATTCATGGTAGTTCGTGTTCGTGTCTCTTGTGGAAGCCTCAATATACTGATGTATCACTTCTGCGGTTGCTTCCAGAATTACTTGGCAGTAATCATACATGACTGTTTCATGAATGGGTCGTTTCAGGAAGTTCAGATTCCagctctccttccagcagcccaACTTTTTGGAACTACAGCCGTTCCATGACAGACTGCGCCCAGATGCTGAGGAAGTTCCAGTATCAGCTGGCTTGCAGGTCCCAAGCTCCATCAGCGCACAAGGACGAAGCTGATCTGAGCTCGAAACAGGCTGCAGAAGAGGTAAGTGCAGCAGCAGGGTGGTCAGGAGGGAGAAAGAGGCCTCTAAAAGAATCAGCTTCATGCAAAGGTTTGGATTCCAGCTGTATCAAAAATGTTGAAGAGAGAGAAATCCTCTGGCATTTAACCATCTTCATACAGCTTCACTGTAAATGGACATTTCAGATTCTGAATTTTAGTTGGAAAATGATTCGTCCCTGGGGAGCAGGATGTACTCTGGATAAAATATATTTGTGACAGAAAAAATGACTCAAAACTGGGCTGTATTCAACCCAGTGGAACAGCTGAAGGATGTAAAGCTTAAAGCCTTTACGCCTGCATCTGaaagaagtctgatgcaaaggaATATAATTCATGTAGCTTAAATTAAATTAGatcaattttctgtatttcctacGTTAACCTAATGAAGCTTCCTATTCAGATGCCTCTTAAATCGATCCTGCAGTTCCAGCCAATTTTATCCTAATAGAGCAGAGAGCTTAAAACTGAATTTGGGCTCACGCAAGGTGATTGTACCGTGAATAGAGAGTGGGAGTGTCGTGTGTGAAGCTGCTGCAGAAGTCACGCGATACAGCCAGCAGATGTAGCAGAATTTGGGGCAAAAAATGATTTGAATTATGTGCTGCAGTTAGTGTCAGATATTGTCATAGACCTGAAAAACTCTTGGTATTCTGCTAAGTTCTTCTACGTACTTAATAAACCTTTCCACAGGTTTGGGCACGGGTGACAATGAACCGACAGCTCCTTGACCACATGGATTCCTGGACCGCCGCCAAGTTCAGAAATGTAAGTCCCGTCCCTAAGGGGTGCGTCCACCTTGGAGTGAGAAACAAAAGCATCTCAGAGGTGACAGGATTTGGTTTTCCTTGCTGTAACTCAGATTGCTGAATTGATGTTTCTGCGTTATTTCCAAATCATTCGCCTGGGCTCAAAGCATGGAAAATTCCAACCCAAAGGCTGGCTTTTTGTGACGGTCCTGAGCAGCGTaataaaaagcaacaagaaaaaccTTGATCTTATCAAAAGGAATTGCTACAGCAGAGAGGACTTAAATGCACACAATGGCAAAATAATTAGTAAATCTAACTTTTAATTGCCCCTTCAGTTGTAGCATCTATCAAGTATGTAGTTTTGCTTGTATGTtctgctgtttttgtttttattttgtaaagtaaCAAGATTGGCAAAAAGCAAAGATTTGTACGAGATCCATACCAGATTGCTGAGCATCTGTTCCTCAACCGAGGGCCCGCTTGCTTCAGTTCCCAAATCCTGTCACGTCCGAATCCCCCATGTAGTGTTTGTCAGCTTCTTGGTTTCCTGAAACAAGTATGAGAGGGAGTGGACCCATCAAAGCATTAATTATCTTTATGGATGGAGGGCTGTGCTTCAGAATGCCCCTTCTCTCATTGTTCAGAAAAGCTTTATCTGATGCTATGTAGAGATTTGTTTTCTTGACTCCTTTACCTTGAATTTTCTGGCCTTTTAGAAGGTATTAGTCTCGTTTAAACTCTGCCTAACTTGGTACTCTAATTTAATTACTTTCTTCCCTGGTTGACTTCAGTGTTTCTGTTGTTGAGCTGCTTTGTGATTGTAGCGGTGATGATTAGTAGGATGCAAGCGAAGGGTTGGGATTTTTCTAACATTTTGCTTGCTTCTGACCTCTtgaattttcacttttttctttcctagtgGATTAATGAGACTATCCTAGTGCCACTTGTCCAAGAGATCGAGTCTGTGAGCACTCAGCTGAGAAGAATGGGGTGTCCAGAACTGCAGATCGGAGGTAGGATGAGCTTTGGAGTTCCCGGTGGTGGCTGATGGAGGGCCGGCGGCTCCATAGCTGCGGAGTTGGATAGGTGTTACAGGAATTGTCTGTTAAATATTACCGTTCCGTTTCTGCTCTGTGTAGGTGTGGTCTTTGTTCCGTGTCGGCCATTTCATTAAGCTGGGAAGGTTCTTTGTAAGGCTCCTGGAAATACTGGTGAAGTCACACTGATACCTGTCTCATATTAAATTCATAAACATatcatgttttggttttttttgtctttgctccTCCTTCCCTAAACCTGCTGCTGGGGAATTACAGGCTCAGATTATCACTGATTATTGCATATTAAACTGTCAGACAACATTTCAAGGATAGATGTGCTGTAGGCTCTCAGTGTCTCCCTATAAATTCGCAGTGTCTCCAGTCCTATTTGCTTTTCCAAACTCTTCCTTAAAATCAGCTGCTTTCTGAAAGAACTACTTATTTAAATTCTGATgaacttcagttctgtttttcatGTCACAGTACAATTCTGAAGGAACTGGTTCTGTTGTTGCTTCAGATTTATATTCCCCCTAACCAAGAAGTGGATTTGAGATGCTGCGTTTGAATCAAATCCACCTTTTTCAGGCTGATTGTGTAGCATCTCCTCAAGAGCTGCGTCCGTTGTGATGCCTGCAGAAAAACTGATCAATGCCGGTCTCATCCCCGCTTCGTTACTCTCCCTCTGCTCTTGAAAGTGGATGTTGGTTCCTTGTAGCTTTTACGTTCTGTGATGTAAAGGAGATGTCTGCTGCTTCACTGAAATTGAAATGAGCGTTTGGGGGAGTGTGGGTGTTTAAATGTTTCTAGGACTTCAAGTGGTGTGCCAAAAAGGAGAGCCCTTTGCAGGGAGGCTGCCCGGCGTGCTGGGGTGGTCGCAGCTGACTGCGCTGCCTCTTCGTTTGTTGCAGAAGCCAGCATCAGCAGCCTGAAGCAGGCAGCGCTCGTTAAAGCTCCACTCATCCCAACCCTGAACGCTATAGTGCAGTACTTGGATCTCACACCCAACCAGGAGTATTTGGTCGAAAGGATCAAAGGTACGTGCTCTCACCGGACTGACTTTAAAACACTTCCGTTGCCGCAGTGAAGTGGTGGTGGCATCTGGCATTGCTTCGGTGGGGATGGGTGAAGAGTCACGGCAGGGGTGAGAGCTGCTTTTAAGCTGCAGAGATATTTTCTTCTCAACTTTCCCTCTTTATAACAATGGAATGATGTGGGACTTGGATGTAACTTTCGGAATGTCTTTAAAAGCcttatttcttattttcctcctgtgttCTTGGGCTGCAAAGTGTTGGATTTAATCCCTTCGTTAGCTACAAATTTACCCTGTAAATTTACCTCCCCACATTAATATCTTTGCAAGCATATCATTGGTTCAATTTTTCCTATTTTGTACATCAGAAACATGTATGAAGCCTCTGAAACCAGCATAGAACACCGCTTCCATACACTTTCAACCCCCAATAACTGAATAAATCTTGTTGCTTTCAGAGCTTTCTCAGGGAGGATGCATGAGTTCATTCCGATGGAACAGAGGGGGGGATTTCAAAGGCCGCAAGTGGGACACCGACTTGCCCACTGACTCCTCCGTAAGTTCTCGAAGATGTCTTGATACGACGGCTTAAAGCGGGTCGCCTTTCAGCGCGGGTTCTGGAGCGGGTAGCCAGTAACTCTTCTGAGGAACGTGGTAAAATCCCGTTTGCATCACTTAACACAGATAATCCCATTGTAGTCTGTGAGATTCCGTGGGGAATAGTGCAAATGGGATTGGGCATTGCGTAGATcacaaaaacagaatcacagaatgctttgggtgggaagggacctttagaggtcacctagcccaacccccctgcagtgagcagggacatcttcagctgggtcagggtgctcagagccccgtccaacctggcctggaatgtttccaggggtggggcctccactgcttctctgggcaacctggcccagtgtttcaccaccctcatggtaaataatttcttccttatatccagtctgaatccaccctcgcttagtttaaagcctttgctccttgtcctgttgcaacaagccctgctgaaaatattttccccatcttatAAGCCACttttaagtactggcagctgctttaaggtctccccgcaaccttctcttccccaggctgagcagccccagctctcccagcctttcctcccagcagaggggttccagccctcgcatcatggctggggcctcctctggccccgctcccacagctccagctctgtcctgtgctgagggctccagagctggacgcaggactcccgggggggtctcagcagagtggggcagaggggcagaatcccctccctggccctgctgcccacgctgctggggatgcagcccagggcacggttggcctgctgggctgccagtgcacattggtgggtcgtgtccagcttctcacccctcagcacccccaagtccttctctttggggctgctccccatcccttcacCCTCAGCCTGTAtcgatagtgggggttgccccgacctaggtgcaggaccctgcccttggccttgctgaacctcatgaggttggCACggtcccacctctccagcctgtccaggtccctctggatgccatcccgtccctcaggcgcATCGACcgcaccgctcagcttggtgtcaccggcaaactcgctgagggtgcgctcgatgTTGCAATGTGCAATTGCGTATCTTAGTGTTAGGCCAGGCTCTGACTTCGACTCCTCTGAAACG
The sequence above is drawn from the Opisthocomus hoazin isolate bOpiHoa1 chromosome 8, bOpiHoa1.hap1, whole genome shotgun sequence genome and encodes:
- the TMEM209 gene encoding transmembrane protein 209, producing the protein MMPEQSAATSLIDRTIKMRKETEARKVVLAWGLLNVSVAGMIYTEMTGKLISSYYNITYWPLWYIELAFASLFSLNALFDFWRYFKYTVAPTSLVMSPGQQTLLGLRNAVVQTTPPRELAAKKVPSSTPSPPIQGQSVLSYSPSRSPSASPKFTPSCIAGYSPQLQPLSSDSTSYSSAVTYSPSSSYNMASSFSPSPTGSPYPTSIGPLESGGLRSRYRSSPIPYNSPTGKEDYMTDLKLLDTFLRNEEEKQHRVQLGSSDSSSPSSSPTFWNYSRSMTDCAQMLRKFQYQLACRSQAPSAHKDEADLSSKQAAEEVWARVTMNRQLLDHMDSWTAAKFRNWINETILVPLVQEIESVSTQLRRMGCPELQIGEASISSLKQAALVKAPLIPTLNAIVQYLDLTPNQEYLVERIKELSQGGCMSSFRWNRGGDFKGRKWDTDLPTDSSIIMHVFCTYLDSRLPPHPKYPDGKTFTSQHFVQTPDKPDTSNENVFCIYQSSINPPHYELIYQRHVYNLPKGRNNMFHTLLMFLYIIKTKESGMLGRVNLGLSGVNVLWIFGE